One genomic region from Vicinamibacteria bacterium encodes:
- a CDS encoding ROK family protein: MNSAPCFLGVDLGGTQMRMAVVTGEGRLATEVVSVPTGRGFGPDHLRHGLRDLRHRLRPVLDNRADVALGFGTAGIVDRGPLTQCNNLPLLNGTDLGKLLREAADGPVALENDARCFTLAEARYGAGRGAQDVCGITLGTGVGCGVMVGGRLHRGAGSQAGEVYRIPLRGHSLEDFLSGAGVVRGYEAAGGGPRASLDAQGIAELARTGDKAAGAAWRSFGEDLAFLCASVIALLDPAVIVIGGSLSRARDLYVADLASRLEGYPTRIAEAALGPAAGVIGAAALNMD; encoded by the coding sequence ATGAACAGTGCTCCGTGCTTCTTGGGTGTGGACTTGGGCGGCACCCAAATGCGAATGGCCGTCGTCACGGGCGAGGGGCGCCTGGCGACGGAGGTGGTCTCGGTGCCCACCGGCAGGGGCTTCGGGCCCGATCACCTGAGGCACGGCCTCCGGGATCTCCGCCATCGTCTCCGGCCCGTCCTGGACAACCGCGCCGACGTCGCGCTCGGCTTCGGAACCGCGGGCATCGTCGATCGCGGCCCCCTCACTCAGTGCAACAACCTTCCCCTCCTCAACGGCACCGACCTCGGGAAGCTGCTGCGGGAGGCCGCGGACGGTCCGGTCGCCCTCGAGAACGACGCGCGCTGCTTCACGCTGGCGGAGGCGAGATACGGCGCCGGCCGCGGCGCCCAAGACGTCTGCGGCATCACCCTCGGGACCGGGGTCGGCTGCGGCGTGATGGTCGGGGGACGGCTTCATCGCGGCGCGGGGTCCCAGGCGGGTGAGGTCTACCGCATTCCGCTTCGGGGGCACTCCCTCGAAGACTTCCTCTCCGGTGCCGGGGTCGTCCGCGGCTACGAAGCGGCCGGGGGGGGGCCCCGTGCCTCCCTCGATGCTCAGGGCATCGCGGAGTTGGCCCGTACCGGCGACAAGGCGGCGGGAGCGGCTTGGCGGTCCTTCGGGGAGGACCTCGCTTTCCTCTGCGCGTCCGTGATCGCGCTCCTAGACCCCGCCGTCATCGTCATCGGCGGGTCCCTGTCCCGGGCGCGCGACCTCTACGTGGCCGACCTGGCCTCACGCTTGGAAGGGTATCCGACCCGCATCGCGGAGGCGGCGCTGGGTCCCGCCGCCGGCGTCATTGGAGCGGCGGCCCTGAACATGGACTAG